In Mytilus galloprovincialis chromosome 1, xbMytGall1.hap1.1, whole genome shotgun sequence, the following are encoded in one genomic region:
- the LOC143054530 gene encoding DNA methyltransferase 1-associated protein 1-like, translating to MEAGGGSDVRDILELDQGAKFMTKDALLNDNKKKPIRKSDISFKRPEGMHRELWGLLWTDNKDAPPLIPTDTNQGYKQMKAKIGISKVRPWKWMPFSNPARKDGAVFHHWRRLADEGKDYPFARFNKAVDTPTYSDLEYQQHLHDDNWTRQETDHLFDLCKKFDLRFVIMHDRWDREKYSNRSVEDMKERYYGICGILTKVRAPQGTEPKIWAFDAEHERKRKLQMTKLFERTQEKIEEEDLLIAELKKIELRKKEREKKTQDLQKLITAADSNIDSKKADKRQTKKKIHLQQKFKEVVNPDQSGIKFADFKASGVSLRSQRMKLPASIGQKKMKAIEQVLEELGIEFNPMPTEEVVSIFNELRQDIVLLYELKSALANCDYETETLRHRLETVAPGKSSTIEGLSSLSSLPETPVTPTETTPMLVTPNMTPESPNSQKKLAEAIDVIGSAPGTPNRKRKAALEQRDILKKITKKV from the exons ATGGAGGCTGGTGGTGGATCAGATGTCCGAGATATATTAGAACTTGATCAAGGGGctaaatttatgacaaaagatGCTCTTCTTAATGATAATAAG aAGAAACCAATTAGAAAGTCGGATATATCATTTAAGAGACCTGAGGGTATGCACAGAGAACTCTGGGGATTGTTATGGACAGACAACAA AGATGCCCCACCACTGATACCCACAGACACTAACCAAGGATATAAACAAATGAAAGCTAAGATAGGCATCAGTAAAGTTAGACCATGGAAATGGATGCCGTTTAGTAATCCAGCTAGAAAA gACGGTGCAGTATTTCATCACTGGAGAAGACTAGCAGATGAAGGAAAAGATTACCCCTTTGCAAGGTTTAATAAG gcTGTAGATACACCAACATACTCAGATCTTGAATATCAACAACATCTCCATGACGACAATTGGACGAGACAGGAAACAGATCATTTGTTTGACCTTTGTAAAAAATTTGACCTTAGGTTTGTCATCATGCATGACAGATGGGATAGGGAGAAATATTCCAACAGAAGTGTAGAAGATATGAAAGAACGATACTATGGAATATGTGGTATTCTTACAAAG GTACGAGCACCACAAGGAACAGAACCAAAGATATGGGCCTTTGATGCAGAACATGAAAGAAAAAGAAAGCtacaaatgacaaaattgtttgaaaGGACTCAAGAAAAG ATTGAAGAAGAAGACCTATTAATAGCTGAATTGAAAAAGATTGAATTGAGGAAGAAAGAAAGAGAGAAGAAAACACAGGATCTACAGAAACTCATCACAGCAGCTGATAGTAATATAGACAGTAAAAAGGcagacaaaagacaaacaaagaaaaagatacatcttcaacaaaaattcaaagaAGTG gtaaatcCCGACCAGTCAGGTATAAAGTTTGCAGATTTCAAAGCTTCAGGAGTATCACTTAGAAGTCAAAGG ATGAAGTTGCCAGCCTCTATTGGTCAGAAGAAAATGAAAGCTATAGAACAGGTGCTAGAGGAGTTAggaatag AATTTAACCCTATGCCAACAGAAGAAGTTGTATCAATATTTAATGAGTTACGGCAGGATATTGTTTTACTGTATGAACTGAAATCTGCCTTAGCAAACTGCGATTATGAAACAGAAACATTACGACATAGATTAGAAACTGTAGCCCCTGGGAAG tcctCAACAATAGAAGGTTTATCGTCTTTATCATCTTTACCAGAAACTCCCGTTACTCCAACAGAAACCACACCAATGTTAGTCACACCTAATATGACACCAGAATCTCCTAACAGTCAGAAAAAGTTAGCCGAAGCTATTGATGTTATCGGTAGTGCTCCTGGCACACCTAAT AGAAAGAGAAAAGCAGCTTTGGAACAAAGagacattttaaagaaaataaccaaaaaagtATAG